CGCGGTGGGAAACTCCACCTGCCATGAACTGGCACCAGTCCAAAAAATTGCTCATAACAGCTATTCAAGCCTGAGATTGTGTTGCCTGCATCTCATTAGCCAGTTAAAATCAACTTGATTATGGCCGAGAACGTTACACCTAACAAATGTTTTTCGCTGAGGTATCGATCTCTTCAGTCTGAAGTCTGTCACAAATGTTCACCAGTTCAGAATGGAGACTAAACATTCACGCTTCCTCTATGATGTCTCTCTGTTCGATTGAGTACTCTGTTTTAAACAAatgaggctgggcatagaaatgcatctattctccgACTACATActcatcagacatatttagtaggtttggtttgtttttgtgcaGCTGTTTTGCATTCTGTGGTGGACAGTGGACCTGTCTTTAGATAAATAAATCGAGTTTTTGCTTCATTGCCCCATGTCGCGAGAGGTAGGCAGCGTGACCTGAAGTTCTTGTGTAGTCTCATGAACTGCGCTGAAAATAAAGTTATCTATGGGGTCCTAAGCCAAATTCTTTCTTTAACAGGTCATAGTaagctgaggttattgctgcttcaaggacAACAGCAGGCAGTCATgtgcacttcatctttatcagcacactttGTTGTGATTGGTTAATATTGTTTCTATATTGTAAACCTATATATACAGAATGGCAAAATGTCTGGCAGTTTAttgattataaaaaaatgtatttcgactcattcctcctttttttttttttttacataagaaGCGAATTCCTCACAAATtcctcaatacacacatacaaaacacactgacatcataccaacacacccacacaattttagctgcattatttattcaattggcctgcagtactctataatacagcaaacagaaaatagggaaaaagcatgtatttgctccataagctaaacatgagaaaatggcgccatcttgtgggggaaaaataattacatttaaagccagggctccggaatgaaagtataatatctttgaattcatgattttatgctttaatggcactggaaaattattaaaaaaaaaaaaaaaaaaagacaaacatttccCTACGGTCACGAAATGGTTAAGTGAATGTTTAAAATCAGTTCACTCAAGCCTTCCTAGCACAGTAACCGCAGGTACAGCTCTATTTATTTGACTGATATTTTGTCATCTAATAAAGTGCTGTCGTGTGGTGCCACTAGAGGTCGCCCTCGCAGCGCCAGTCTGATCATGTGTAGGCGAGTCTCTAACGCCGccatcattgttttatttttgtcttgaCAAGTGGGTCCTTTAAAGATAATAAGCGGGCTAATCCTCTATTTTAAGATGCACATAGATCATGTTTACTGGATTACTACAATGAACGGAGTCCGTGTTTTAATCAAAGACCTTTTATTTTAATTCCAAACGAAATTATTGTGTGCCAATCCACAAAAGGAGAGGTCTGGTTCGCCCCCTTATTGAAAACAAGGTTGTGGACAGTGCATGACAGCTGAGAATTACTGAGCATTTTAATCTTGCCTTTAAAGATAAAATGAGCGACAACGTGCTTCATTCTGCGGGTAAGGGATGTAATACCCCCGGACCCGCGGAGAGCAGCACCACCCCGTCTGACCAGGAGAACTTCCCGTACGACGCGGACGATCCCGACGAGGAGAGCGACGTGCTGGAGACGTCTGACCCGAGAGACGGAGCAGCGAGTCCCGAAGAGCTCAACGACGACGAGACGTCCGGAGAGAGCGAGCATGTGCTGAAGACCTGCATCTATGACGGCTGCATGGAGACCACCACACAGGTGGCAAAAGCCAGGAAACCCTGGATGTGCAAAAAACACCGCAATAAAATGTACAAGGATAAatataagaagaaaaaaagcgACCAGGCTATGTCATCAGGAAAGTTAGAAGTAAGAAGCTtgtttttggaaaaataaaacaaaattgacaATAGCTTTTGTCATGGTTAactttaaagggctagttcactcaaaaatgaaaattatctcatcatttaccctcatgcaatcccagatgtgtgtgatttactttcttctgctgataagatgtaaatattttggaagaatatctcagctctctaggtccatacaatgcaagtgaatgatgattaaaacgttgaagctccaaaaagcagataaagacaGAATAAATGTGATCCATACCACcaactggtttaatccatgtcttcagatgcgaTCTTATCAGGTTTGGGTGAAAacataccaaaatataactcctttttcactataaatcttgacatcagctgtTTCTGTGCAATCGAACTTGAATTCATGACCATGCCTATAGATTGcattggcaagatgtacagtggaaaAAATGTGCTTggtttttggtctgttctcacccagaaCTGCTTcgattgcttctaaagatatggattaatcCACTCGGGTGGTAAactttaattttatgctgcctttatgtgctttttggagattcaaagttttgttcaccattcacttgctattgtatggacctaccgagctgagatattcttccaaaaatatttacatcttatcagcagaagaaagtaaatcacacacatctgggattgcatgagggtggataaatgatgagagaactttcatttttgggtgaactattcctttaaattaatagTTGAAATTAAATCCAAATAAacctaaaatacaaaataattaaaatatatatatatatatatatatatatatatatatatatatatatgtatatatatatatataatagagattggactttttttatttatctggcttttaatttgtgttctgttaaAAAATCTCTTTACACCTACAATTATTTGTAGGAGGCTTCGGAGGAGAGGCCTGTCTCTGTTACTAAGCAACGGCTGGGTACCATGGGGGACAGACCAGCCAGACCTTCCCTCATTGAGCAGGTGCTGAATCAGAAAAGACTGGTAAGTGCATCAAAACACCTTTTTGCGGGACTTTGCATATAGAGAAATAGCAAGTCTACTTGAATGAGTCTGTGTGGGTCTAAGAAGGAGTTGATGCATAATTCATGCAGTTCTGTAAAATGGAATATGGAAATATAATTTAAGCTTCTGCCAATGTTTATTGACTTATTTAAGTCTTATTTAGGCCAGGAATCTTTTACCTTTCTTAATCCTCTCTTGCCTAATTACATGtgtgattacattttaattaaaggaatacttcacccaaaaatggaaattttcATTATTCAAACCCCATTCTTTATTCTGGagaaaacaaaaggagacattttgaattATGGACTGGctgcttttttccatgcaattaccaatgaagctttcaagctttaaaaaagacaaaaaaaaagcacaattttttCAAGTCTTCACAAATTTCAAGACTTCTGAAGGCATATAATAGCTTTGTTGTTGGAACAGGCCCATCCAGTTAGCTGTTAACCTTAGAACCACTCACTGCAACTACTTAAGTGAGTTAGTGAGTTCAACTTGAGAACCGAATCAGTCAGATTCATGAATTAATCTTACTATACCAACTCTCGTGAATGTTTTTTTTCGTGAATCAGTCAGTACTAGTTATAAAATTTAACCTAAACTATTCCTTCTACTAGCAGATTTTTTTCTTGCCAAAGGCACTTTCTATAAAGTGTTAGCTAATGTTGTTTTTGTCGACAGTCTCTGCTGAGAAGTCCAGAAGTCATCAGCTTCCTACAGCAGCAACAACGTTTGCTGACCACACAGAATCGCACCCAAACCCAGCACAACTACTGAAGATTGAAGATGTTTTACCTGCGACAAGGGCTTTATGCAATCatgtttttacatatatttttaaatggggATTATTCGGTTGATCTGAAGACTATCGGACGGTATCTGTGACCTGAAGCCACTCTAGATAGTTTGTAGTACCAGTTATGAGAACTTGGATATTTTAAATGGATCTGATTGATCTAATGTATTGCTGAAATCATGGAGCTCTTTGatatcatgaaattaattaacaGCTAAATCTACTgtatgtcaaaatgtatttaaactgccATTCTGTTCTGCTACGTGTGGTGTCATTTTATTGTGTCATTTTAAAGTATTGATAAGCAATTATAAATTGGCAgctgttattatttttttgtgagcATTGGAATGGAATTAGAATGAGCATATTTATTTCATGCTTTTTGTAACCTTAATAATTACTTAGTCATTAACATTGTGGTTAATAGATCAGTAATTGATGTACATTCAAACATGAATATACATGAAGCAAAGTTTGGAGACATTTGAATGTACTTTCCATAATATGTATCTTGAGTGTAGCTGAATGACAGCATACATTTGTTTAATcaactttattattttataaataagctGGAAGTTACTATGTGCGATCaaataaagttttgtttttttgagcttGTGAGGATTGATGACCTCTATTTTTCAGCATTATAAGTATTGATACCAAATAtgaagtttcttttttttaaacaatgttttacatATATATCAAACATTCTCTTGGCCACATAAAATAAACAAGCACAAATATTAGGGAACCGGTGTATTACAAAAAACTGAATATAGAAGCCACATATTAGCCAAACTGCAgacacaaacagaacaccaaGCAAACATTGGAATAAGTACCTAAAATTGGTGAGATGCTTTCTGAGTTGATTTCAACTACTACATATTGCAAAGTAGTAatctttattgttttattaaaaaaaatgcaacactTGTCTAACCACACAACTGTTTTAAACGACATGATGCTGTACATATATTGTCACTGGCCCTACCTGTACCATAAACACCCATTGAAATTACATAGATATTTTTCACAAGAGAGAAAGCATTATGTCCTGTGGTGCTACAAAGTGCTTGAACTATATTCCCCTTTTCTGATTTCTGGTTTTGTTGTTTCTAATACATTAGGACACAGAGGAGATAGGATTGTGTGGGGAGCCCATTTGGGTTAGAACTTTGTCTAGCCACTGCAGTGGCCCATGCAGGTGTATTTCtatccagcagggggtgctggTGACATCCTGACGGTGGTACTCGGCACCCCAGCCCTGAGAAGAGGGAGAAAGAAATATCCTGAATTATCCTGCGTTGTTTATTTTGAATGCTTGTTCATCCTTCTTTTAACTGCATCAGATCTATACAAATGGCAATAATACAAGACATTTAAGGAAAATGACTATTTAACAagtgactgactgacagactgtAAAAACTACTAACCTGTGCATTTGACAGTGTGGAAGTGGGAAAGCTGTATGGTATGAGTTTGAATAAGCAACCAGAGAACCCTAGAGCTGTGATGATCTACAGTGTGTTTTGCAGCCCAAAAACCATAAAACAGCAAGCCAAAGATTAGAATAACTACATCTAAAGTTTGCACAGCAACACTTAATAATCTATTTGAAAGTCAAACCCACTCTGAAGCTGCTGATCTGTGCCTTTCACTATATGTGATTGTGCTAAAAAACACCTTTCGCCTGCATCCTTGAAGTTAAATGAGTATTCTGGAACAGGTTCAatgtaaattaagctcaatcgacagcgtttgtggcatgatgttgacaGGGTTGGGAAGAGGTTacctttgaaatgtattccactacagatgatAGAACACATGCtgcaaaatgtcatttgtaatgtattccattagattactgaaggtcagtaacatattctaaatactttggattacttcttcagcactggtatattttttcatttgttttgactataaaaattctgccagtacactaagacaaaatacacatgttaaaaatcaattctctgaaaaacctaaacatTTTTGACCTATTTTTCTTATAaaataagaaaaggaaaaaaaaaaaaagcaatcatCTAGGTCACAGTGAGggacttacattggaagtgaatggggccaatcaataacattaaaatacggtttcaaaagtgtagccacaagacataaacaatatgtatgttaatatgattttagtttgataaaatcacttactgaacTTTTCTGAACacaactcacttaatctcagtaaccgtcttgttaatggacactttcactcttgtattaaatgaatcatggctgattgtaaaTAGTGAATTTCAACAATTGCATATataactaaaaactattgattttgaaggatgctgcatccacaccactaggtgtcactctaAGTCCaaagatgacatgaacaaaaagttactgagtgcacctttaaataaactTGATGAAAACAGGATCTTTAattgattattttatattattatagttATATTGAGCACACTCACCCAAGTCTTTGATTATCTGGTCTCTAAATATGGCTGATCCCTACATCAACAAAAGGCCCCTTAAATGTGAGATTTATTTTTTCAGGCAAAAATCGTCTGCTTGTTTAAAGTTTAATATTTGGGGTTAAGAGTTTGTTCAAATACCTAACCCGaggtatgagcaataataattgCTTGCCTCATCAATACATACCTATACTATATTGTAGCCTTGTACACCACATAAACTACATAAACCTCTTTACCTTGACAAAACTCATCCTGATTGTGC
The sequence above is drawn from the Xyrauchen texanus isolate HMW12.3.18 chromosome 43, RBS_HiC_50CHRs, whole genome shotgun sequence genome and encodes:
- the rfxap gene encoding regulatory factor X-associated protein → MSDNVLHSAGKGCNTPGPAESSTTPSDQENFPYDADDPDEESDVLETSDPRDGAASPEELNDDETSGESEHVLKTCIYDGCMETTTQVAKARKPWMCKKHRNKMYKDKYKKKKSDQAMSSGKLEEASEERPVSVTKQRLGTMGDRPARPSLIEQVLNQKRLSLLRSPEVISFLQQQQRLLTTQNRTQTQHNY